The genomic segment AGCAAGGAAGGGGAGCGTATTAGTATTAAAGATTTTAAATTCTCCCAAGCCACGCAAAATCTCCCGCAAAATCCACCAACCCCTACACAGCCACAAGAATCAGTGCCTTTAACCACAAAAGAAGAATCTAAAAACACAAAAAACGATAAACCAACACCAAAGACCAAGGAATCAAAACCCAAAACCACAAAAGATTCTAAGACAAAACAACCCACCCCTAAACCTACTCCCCAAAAAGCAAACAAATCAACTCCAAACCCCCTTGCCTCTTCTCTTAAAAACAAGCCCACTTCAAAACCCTCCTCTCCTTCAATCTATAACTATAGCAATAATATGGAAAATCAAGAAATTAAAGAATTGTATGGGGAAGATTTGTATTCTTTAAATTATGAAGAGAGAAAATTCATAGAAGACAATCTAAGTAGCATAGGCAAAATCACACAACAATATCTAAAATACCCACAAATTGCCGGAAGAATGGGGCAACAAGGCGATAATATTGTGGAATTTTATTTGCACCCAAATGGAGACATTTCAGATCTAAAACTACTCACACCAAGCGGTTT from the Helicobacter colisuis genome contains:
- a CDS encoding energy transducer TonB gives rise to the protein MKNNLIAFFLSLLIHFIILLLIFIKLPQDDSYKPPKHGSKEGERISIKDFKFSQATQNLPQNPPTPTQPQESVPLTTKEESKNTKNDKPTPKTKESKPKTTKDSKTKQPTPKPTPQKANKSTPNPLASSLKNKPTSKPSSPSIYNYSNNMENQEIKELYGEDLYSLNYEERKFIEDNLSSIGKITQQYLKYPQIAGRMGQQGDNIVEFYLHPNGDISDLKLLTPSGFRLLDDNSLHTIEIAYKDYPYPTVKTKIRIRVMYRIY